A genome region from Gammaproteobacteria bacterium includes the following:
- a CDS encoding malate synthase A: MSTMPADVEITAPISPEFAQILTPAAMQFIAKLHRTFEPRRRQLLALRAERQHRLDAGEVPNFLLETQAIRASDWSIAPVPKDLQRRRVEITGPVDRKMVINALNSGADSYMADFEDSNAPNWSNQIHGQINMRDAVRRTISLDAGGKHYQLKDSVATLVVRPRGWHLDEKNVRVDGQRVSGGIFDLALFLFHNAREQIARGTGPYFYLPKMESHLEARLWNDVFCLAQDELSIPRGTIKATVLIETILAAFEMDEILYELREHSAGLNAGRWDYIFSCIKKFRANENFCLGDRSQITMNVPFMRAYALLLLKTCHKRKAPAIGGMSALIPIKNDPVANEKALAGVRADKARDAGDGYDGGWVAHPALVGIAMEEFKKVLGERPNQIDKQRDDVKVAAADLLNFQSGHGITEKGLRLNINIGIQYLGSWLAANGCVPIHNLMEDAATAEISRSQVWQWIRSPHGKLDDGRKVTVEMVQSMIPEALQDIRKEHGDEAFARTPYVEAAKIFEEMSTSADFAEFLTLPLYEKLD; this comes from the coding sequence ATGAGCACGATGCCTGCCGATGTAGAAATTACGGCGCCAATCTCGCCGGAGTTCGCCCAGATTCTTACCCCAGCGGCGATGCAATTTATCGCCAAGTTGCACCGCACGTTTGAACCGCGCCGTCGCCAGTTGTTGGCGCTTCGCGCTGAGCGTCAGCATCGGCTCGACGCCGGTGAAGTGCCGAATTTCTTGCTGGAGACCCAAGCCATTCGTGCCAGCGATTGGTCGATTGCGCCGGTGCCGAAAGACTTACAACGCCGCCGTGTCGAAATCACCGGCCCGGTGGATCGCAAGATGGTAATTAACGCGCTCAACTCGGGCGCGGATTCGTACATGGCCGATTTTGAGGATTCGAATGCGCCGAACTGGAGCAATCAGATCCATGGTCAGATCAACATGCGCGACGCCGTACGGCGCACGATTTCGCTCGACGCCGGTGGCAAGCATTATCAGTTGAAGGATAGCGTGGCGACGTTAGTCGTGCGCCCGCGCGGTTGGCATCTCGACGAGAAGAACGTGCGCGTCGACGGCCAACGTGTGTCCGGTGGCATATTCGATCTCGCGTTGTTCCTGTTTCACAACGCGCGCGAGCAAATTGCGCGCGGCACCGGCCCATACTTTTATCTGCCGAAGATGGAGAGCCACCTCGAGGCGCGGCTATGGAACGATGTGTTCTGCCTGGCGCAGGACGAGCTCAGTATTCCGCGCGGTACGATCAAGGCGACGGTGCTGATCGAGACGATTCTCGCGGCATTCGAGATGGACGAAATTTTGTACGAGCTGCGCGAGCACTCGGCCGGGCTCAATGCCGGCCGTTGGGACTACATCTTCTCGTGCATCAAAAAATTTCGCGCCAACGAAAATTTCTGTCTCGGCGATCGCAGTCAGATCACGATGAATGTGCCGTTCATGCGTGCCTACGCCTTGTTGTTGCTAAAGACTTGTCACAAGCGCAAGGCGCCGGCAATCGGCGGCATGAGCGCCTTGATCCCGATCAAGAACGATCCGGTCGCCAACGAAAAGGCGCTGGCTGGCGTACGTGCCGACAAGGCGCGCGACGCCGGTGATGGTTACGACGGCGGTTGGGTAGCGCACCCGGCGTTGGTCGGTATCGCCATGGAAGAGTTCAAGAAGGTGTTGGGCGAGCGTCCTAACCAGATCGACAAGCAGCGCGACGATGTGAAGGTAGCGGCCGCCGACTTGCTCAACTTCCAATCGGGCCACGGCATTACCGAAAAAGGCCTGCGGCTCAATATCAATATCGGCATTCAGTATCTTGGTTCTTGGCTCGCTGCCAATGGTTGTGTGCCGATTCATAACTTGATGGAAGACGCCGCGACCGCCGAGATCTCGCGTTCACAAGTTTGGCAATGGATCCGCTCGCCGCACGGTAAGCTCGACGACGGCCGCAAGGTGACCGTCGAGATGGTGCAGTCGATGATTCCGGAAGCGCTGCAAGACATCCGTAAGGAGCACGGTGACGAAGCGTTCGCGCGCACGCCATATGTCGAGGCGGCGAAGATCTTCGAGGAGATGTCTACGTCCGCGGACTTTGCCGAGTTCCTGACGTTGCCGTTGTACGAGAAGCTCGATTAA
- the aceA gene encoding isocitrate lyase: protein MSDQVEISKLEREWKENSRWSGIKRGYDAKEVVRLRGSLPIEHTLARRGAEKLWKLLHDEPFVNALGALTGNQAMQQVKAGLKAIYLSGWQVAGDANLAGEMYPDQSLYPANSVPAVVRRINNTFQRCDQIQWMEGKRPGDDGFVDYFAPIVADAEAGFGGVLNAFELMKSMIEAGAAGVHFEDQLASVKKCGHMGGKVLVPTRDAVAKLVAARLAADVMGVPTILVARTDAEAADLLTADVDENDKQFCTGERTAEGFYRVKPGADQAISRGIAYAPYADLVWCETGKPDLAFAKKFAEAVHKKYPGKMLSYNCSPSFNWKKNLDDATIAKFQKELGAMGYKFQFITLAGFHSLNYSMFNLAYGYARNQMTAFVELQQAEFAAADRGFTAVKHQREVGTSYFDAVTQTIEGGQASTTALKGSTEDEQFFDKRAAHS, encoded by the coding sequence ATGTCCGACCAAGTTGAAATTTCGAAGCTGGAAAGGGAGTGGAAAGAAAACTCGCGCTGGAGCGGTATCAAGCGCGGTTATGACGCGAAAGAGGTTGTCCGTCTGCGCGGTTCGCTGCCGATCGAGCACACGCTCGCCCGCCGTGGTGCGGAAAAACTATGGAAATTGCTGCACGACGAGCCGTTCGTCAACGCCTTGGGCGCCCTGACCGGCAACCAAGCGATGCAGCAGGTGAAAGCCGGCTTAAAGGCGATCTATCTCTCCGGCTGGCAGGTGGCGGGTGACGCCAACCTCGCTGGGGAAATGTACCCCGATCAATCGCTCTATCCGGCTAACTCGGTACCGGCCGTGGTCCGCCGTATCAATAATACTTTCCAGCGCTGTGACCAGATCCAGTGGATGGAAGGCAAGCGTCCGGGCGACGACGGTTTTGTCGATTACTTCGCGCCGATCGTAGCCGATGCCGAAGCCGGCTTCGGTGGTGTGTTGAATGCGTTCGAGCTGATGAAGTCGATGATCGAAGCGGGCGCTGCCGGTGTGCACTTCGAAGATCAATTGGCCTCGGTAAAGAAATGCGGCCACATGGGTGGCAAGGTATTGGTGCCGACGCGTGACGCCGTTGCGAAATTGGTCGCCGCGCGTTTGGCGGCCGACGTGATGGGCGTGCCGACGATCCTGGTGGCGCGTACCGACGCCGAAGCGGCCGACCTCTTGACCGCCGACGTCGATGAGAACGACAAACAATTCTGTACCGGTGAGCGGACGGCCGAAGGTTTCTATCGTGTCAAGCCGGGCGCCGATCAAGCGATCTCGCGCGGTATCGCTTATGCGCCGTACGCCGACCTCGTCTGGTGTGAGACCGGCAAGCCGGATCTCGCATTTGCGAAGAAGTTTGCCGAAGCGGTGCACAAGAAGTATCCGGGCAAGATGCTGTCCTACAATTGCTCGCCGTCGTTCAACTGGAAGAAGAACCTGGACGACGCCACCATTGCCAAGTTCCAAAAAGAGCTCGGCGCGATGGGCTACAAGTTCCAGTTCATCACCTTGGCCGGCTTCCACAGCTTGAACTACTCGATGTTCAACTTGGCCTACGGTTATGCGCGTAACCAGATGACGGCGTTCGTCGAGTTGCAGCAGGCGGAGTTTGCTGCCGCCGATCGCGGCTTCACCGCGGTCAAGCATCAGCGTGAAGTCGGTACGAGCTATTTCGATGCCGTGACGCAGACGATTGAAGGCGGTCAGGCGTCGACCACGGCGTTGAAAGGTTCCACCGAAGACGAGCAGTTTTTTGACAAGCGGGCGGCGCATTCTTGA
- a CDS encoding NUDIX hydrolase, with protein sequence MIWKPNVTVAAIAEQDGRFLLVEERDNRALVLNQPAGHLDEGESLIAAVIRETLEETAWHFAPQALLGIYRWQHPSKGTTYLRFAFIGRALEHEPNRVLDDGIVRALWLTPAEIQQQASRHRSPQVQRCIDDYRAGRRYPLDLLADLDYAAKP encoded by the coding sequence ATGATTTGGAAGCCGAATGTCACCGTCGCCGCCATCGCCGAGCAAGATGGCCGTTTCTTATTAGTAGAGGAGCGGGATAACCGCGCGCTGGTACTGAACCAACCGGCCGGGCACCTGGACGAGGGCGAAAGCCTGATTGCCGCGGTTATTCGCGAAACCCTCGAAGAAACAGCCTGGCACTTCGCACCGCAGGCACTCCTCGGCATCTACCGCTGGCAACACCCTTCTAAAGGGACCACTTACCTGCGTTTTGCCTTTATCGGCCGGGCGTTGGAACATGAACCGAACCGCGTGCTCGACGACGGCATTGTCCGCGCCCTTTGGCTGACTCCGGCCGAGATCCAGCAACAAGCCAGCCGCCACCGCAGCCCGCAGGTACAGCGCTGCATCGATGACTATCGCGCCGGACGGCGCTATCCTCTCGATCTGCTCGCCGATCTCGACTACGCCGCAAAACCATGA
- the mnmA gene encoding tRNA 2-thiouridine(34) synthase MnmA, with the protein MNPTSCERIVVGLSGGVDSAVSALLLKQQGYEVLGVFMKNWEEDDSDTHCAALEDLKAAQAVCDRLEIPLKAVNFSAEYWDGVFERFLAEHRAGRTPNPDVLCNKEIKFKAFLDYALDLGATRIATGHYARLAQRDGRAHLLKAHDLNKDQTYFLHALDEPALARTVFPIGELTKPDVRAIAEKAGLPNYARPDSTGICFIGERNYKNFLERYLPPQPGDMRTLQGECKGRHDGLMYYTLGQRHGLGLGGAGDAWYVVRKDMASNTLYVAQGEHHPALYHDTLVGIDAHWIHGAPPAGSRLQAKTRYRQSDQACQVEPRSDGAVHVVFDTPQRALTPGQSVVFYQDDECLGGAVIDIIATTHEHAARAASSS; encoded by the coding sequence ATGAACCCTACTTCCTGCGAACGGATCGTCGTCGGACTCTCCGGCGGCGTCGATTCTGCCGTGTCCGCGCTGCTGCTGAAGCAGCAGGGCTACGAAGTGCTCGGCGTCTTCATGAAGAACTGGGAAGAAGACGATTCTGACACTCATTGCGCGGCCCTCGAAGACCTGAAAGCGGCGCAAGCGGTATGCGACCGCTTGGAGATTCCGCTCAAGGCGGTCAATTTCTCGGCTGAATACTGGGACGGTGTATTCGAACGCTTCCTGGCCGAACATCGCGCCGGTCGCACGCCGAATCCAGACGTGCTGTGCAACAAAGAGATCAAATTCAAAGCATTCCTCGACTACGCCCTTGATCTCGGCGCCACGCGCATCGCTACCGGCCACTATGCGCGGCTGGCGCAGCGCGATGGTCGCGCGCACCTACTCAAGGCACACGACCTTAATAAGGACCAGACTTACTTCTTGCACGCGCTCGACGAACCGGCGCTAGCACGCACCGTGTTTCCGATCGGCGAGCTCACCAAGCCCGACGTACGGGCTATTGCCGAAAAGGCTGGCCTGCCCAACTACGCCCGCCCCGACAGTACCGGCATTTGCTTCATCGGCGAGCGCAACTACAAAAACTTCCTCGAACGCTACCTACCGCCGCAACCCGGCGATATGCGCACGTTGCAAGGCGAATGCAAGGGCCGCCACGACGGGCTGATGTACTACACGCTCGGTCAACGCCATGGCCTAGGGCTCGGTGGCGCCGGCGACGCTTGGTATGTCGTGCGCAAAGACATGGCGAGCAACACGCTGTATGTAGCGCAGGGCGAGCATCATCCGGCGCTGTATCACGATACCCTCGTTGGCATTGATGCCCATTGGATTCACGGCGCGCCGCCGGCTGGTTCTCGCCTACAAGCCAAGACCCGTTACCGCCAGAGCGATCAGGCGTGCCAGGTAGAACCACGCTCGGATGGCGCGGTACACGTCGTGTTTGATACGCCGCAGCGAGCACTGACGCCGGGCCAGTCGGTCGTGTTTTACCAGGACGATGAATGCCTCGGCGGCGCCGTTATCGATATCATCGCTACAACTCACGAGCACGCGGCGCGCGCCGCGTCGAGCAGTTAG